A window of Pseudomonas mucidolens contains these coding sequences:
- a CDS encoding RDD family protein, giving the protein MPKHLLSPQGEFPAVGLGRRLAAMFYDFLLCTALLIVTAFLYKLVWIAFIGQTRMRALSESGALDGDPLLSTILFFVLFGFFAKFWTHSGQTLGMQVWGVRVQNADGSRISLWQALLRFVVSIASWLCAGLGFIWSLIDKKKRAWHDIYSDTQLVRIPKQKK; this is encoded by the coding sequence ATGCCGAAACACCTGCTAAGCCCGCAAGGCGAATTTCCCGCCGTTGGCCTGGGCCGTCGTCTGGCAGCGATGTTCTATGACTTCCTGTTGTGTACCGCCCTGCTGATTGTCACAGCCTTCCTCTACAAGCTGGTGTGGATCGCCTTTATCGGCCAAACCCGGATGCGCGCCCTTTCCGAATCCGGTGCCCTTGACGGTGATCCACTGTTGTCGACGATTCTGTTTTTTGTGCTGTTCGGCTTCTTCGCCAAGTTCTGGACCCATTCCGGGCAGACGCTGGGCATGCAAGTGTGGGGCGTTCGAGTGCAGAACGCGGACGGTTCGCGCATCAGCCTGTGGCAGGCGTTGTTGCGCTTTGTGGTGTCGATTGCATCGTGGTTATGCGCGGGGCTGGGGTTTATCTGGTCGCTGATCGACAAGAAAAAACGCGCCTGGCATGACATCTATTCGGACACCCAGTTGGTGCGGATTCCGAAGCAGAAGAAGTAA
- a CDS encoding CoA transferase translates to MTDLLTPIQVALDLPISPLTTTEAGALPSTFAVTELASASIGAAGQAVAQLLHQETGRLPSVSVDRRLASFWFSSSLRPVGWTPPPLWDPIAGDYASADGWIRLHTNAPHHRAAAEQVLGAVADRETMARQVAQWNAAELEQAIIDVGGCAAQMRTWQDWQSHPQGLAVNQEPLIARQTFDALREQPWLGSVARPLAAIKVLDLTRVLAGPVASRFLAGLGANVLRIDAPDWNEPGVVPEMTLGKRCARLDLKQPDDRKTFEDLLKNSDILLHGYRANALEQLGYDASGLQQIAPGLIDISLNAYGWSGPWRNRRGFDSLVQMSSGIAQAGMQWKHADKPLPLPVQALDHATGYLMAASALRALAERLKTGRGGSARLSLARTAKLLLEAGQGVEQPTLRAEDPADQGVLAEQTAWGPAHRLLAPVTMTGTPLQWDLPAGELGSHRPQW, encoded by the coding sequence ATGACCGATCTGCTCACTCCCATCCAAGTTGCACTCGACTTGCCAATCTCCCCGCTGACCACTACCGAGGCTGGCGCCCTGCCCTCAACGTTCGCCGTTACCGAACTGGCCAGCGCCAGTATCGGGGCGGCGGGCCAGGCGGTGGCCCAACTGCTGCACCAGGAAACCGGACGTTTACCCAGCGTCTCGGTGGATCGGCGCCTCGCATCATTCTGGTTCTCCAGCTCGCTACGTCCGGTGGGTTGGACGCCGCCGCCACTGTGGGACCCGATCGCCGGCGACTACGCCAGCGCCGATGGCTGGATTCGCCTGCACACCAACGCGCCGCATCATCGTGCCGCCGCCGAACAGGTGCTGGGCGCCGTCGCTGATCGTGAAACCATGGCGCGCCAGGTTGCCCAATGGAACGCCGCCGAGCTGGAGCAGGCGATTATCGATGTCGGTGGCTGTGCGGCGCAGATGCGTACATGGCAAGACTGGCAGTCTCATCCACAAGGACTGGCGGTCAACCAGGAACCGTTGATTGCGCGGCAAACCTTTGATGCCCTCCGCGAACAGCCCTGGCTGGGTTCCGTGGCACGACCTTTGGCCGCAATCAAGGTGCTGGACCTGACCCGCGTATTGGCCGGCCCCGTGGCCAGTCGTTTCCTCGCCGGCCTTGGCGCCAATGTACTGCGCATCGATGCGCCCGACTGGAACGAGCCGGGCGTAGTGCCGGAAATGACCCTGGGCAAACGCTGCGCCCGCCTGGACCTTAAACAGCCAGACGACCGAAAGACCTTCGAAGACCTGCTCAAGAACAGCGACATCCTGCTCCACGGCTATCGCGCCAATGCTCTGGAGCAACTGGGTTACGACGCCAGCGGATTACAGCAGATCGCCCCCGGCCTGATCGACATCAGTCTGAATGCCTACGGCTGGAGTGGTCCGTGGCGCAATCGCCGGGGCTTCGACAGCCTGGTGCAGATGAGCAGCGGCATTGCTCAAGCGGGCATGCAATGGAAGCACGCCGATAAGCCGCTGCCATTGCCAGTGCAGGCGCTGGACCACGCCACCGGCTACCTGATGGCCGCCAGTGCGCTGAGAGCACTGGCCGAACGTTTGAAAACCGGACGTGGCGGTTCAGCGCGACTGTCACTGGCGCGCACCGCGAAGCTGTTGCTGGAGGCCGGACAGGGTGTGGAACAACCGACACTGCGTGCGGAGGACCCGGCCGACCAGGGCGTGCTGGCGGAACAGACCGCCTGGGGCCCCGCCCATCGCCTGCTGGCACCGGTAACCATGACCGGCACGCCGCTGCAGTGGGATTTGCCGGCGGGCGAACTGGGTTCACACCGACCTCAGTGGTGA
- the gcvH gene encoding glycine cleavage system protein GcvH, whose product MSELRFTEDHEWLRAEADGSVTVGITAFAQNALGDVVFVQLPELQAYDQGAEASTVESVKAASGVYMPLSGDVLEVNEKLSDSPELVNEDPMGEGWFFRFKPADADAVAKLLDQDAYDRLIKANAEA is encoded by the coding sequence ATGAGCGAGTTGCGTTTCACTGAAGATCACGAATGGCTACGCGCCGAAGCCGACGGCAGCGTCACCGTGGGCATCACCGCTTTCGCGCAGAATGCGCTGGGTGACGTGGTTTTCGTGCAACTGCCTGAATTACAGGCCTACGACCAGGGCGCGGAAGCGTCCACCGTGGAATCAGTCAAGGCCGCCAGCGGTGTGTACATGCCCCTTTCCGGCGACGTGCTGGAAGTCAACGAGAAGCTCAGCGACAGCCCGGAACTGGTCAACGAAGACCCGATGGGCGAAGGCTGGTTCTTCCGTTTTAAACCGGCTGATGCCGACGCAGTAGCTAAGCTGTTGGATCAGGATGCGTATGATCGCCTGATCAAAGCCAACGCTGAAGCTTGA
- a CDS encoding DUF5064 family protein: protein MATFEPGHLHIERHALNKADYSYNLCIDYEVSQDPKEGEGMLFKMHGSVQGQDLKEEFFLPKDQAFDFARHAMNIAQKYGMPKLAVLNGSMHKQYDLMFEDVRHQLDVKPGDPVKPEHLE from the coding sequence ATGGCCACTTTTGAACCCGGTCACTTGCACATTGAACGCCATGCACTGAACAAGGCTGACTACAGCTACAACCTGTGTATCGACTATGAAGTCAGCCAGGATCCCAAGGAGGGCGAAGGGATGCTGTTCAAGATGCACGGTTCGGTGCAGGGCCAGGACCTCAAGGAAGAGTTCTTCCTGCCCAAGGACCAGGCCTTCGACTTTGCCCGGCACGCGATGAACATTGCACAGAAGTACGGCATGCCGAAGCTCGCGGTGTTGAACGGTTCGATGCACAAGCAGTACGACCTGATGTTTGAGGATGTGCGACATCAGTTGGATGTGAAGCCGGGCGATCCGGTCAAACCCGAACACCTGGAGTAA
- a CDS encoding cold-shock protein, with amino-acid sequence MAERQSGTVKWFNDEKGFGFITPESGPDLFVHFRAIQGNGFKSLKEGQKVTFIAVQGQKGMQADEVQAEG; translated from the coding sequence ATGGCTGAACGTCAGAGCGGTACCGTCAAGTGGTTTAACGACGAGAAAGGGTTTGGTTTTATCACTCCAGAAAGCGGTCCGGATCTGTTCGTGCATTTCCGCGCTATTCAGGGCAACGGCTTCAAGAGCCTGAAAGAAGGCCAGAAAGTGACTTTCATCGCCGTGCAAGGCCAGAAAGGCATGCAGGCTGACGAAGTACAAGCAGAAGGCTGA
- the gcvT gene encoding glycine cleavage system aminomethyltransferase GcvT, with translation MSTETLLQTPLHALHIELGARMVPFAGYDMPVQYPLGVMKEHLHTREQAGLFDVSHMGQIRLTGANAAKALETLVPVDIIDLPVGMQRYAMFTNDEGGILDDLMVANLGNDELFLVVNAACKNQDLAHLRQHIGDQCTIEPLFEERALLALQGPASVNVLARLAPEVSKMTFMQFATLRLLGVDCYVSRSGYTGEDGFEISVPAANAESLARSLLAETEVQAIGLGARDSLRLEAGLCLYGHDMNSETTPIEASLLWAISKVRRADGARAGGFPGAERIFTQQQTGISRKRVGLLPQERTPVREGAKIVDEHGNVIGSVCSGGFGPNLGGPLAMGYLDSAFTALDSEVSALVREKKVPLRVSKMPFIPQRYYRG, from the coding sequence ATGTCCACCGAAACCCTGTTGCAAACCCCATTGCACGCCCTGCATATCGAACTGGGCGCACGCATGGTGCCGTTCGCCGGCTACGACATGCCGGTGCAATACCCGCTGGGCGTGATGAAGGAACACCTGCACACCCGTGAACAGGCCGGGTTGTTCGATGTGTCGCACATGGGCCAGATTCGCCTGACCGGCGCCAATGCCGCCAAGGCCCTGGAAACCCTGGTGCCAGTGGACATCATCGACCTGCCAGTGGGCATGCAGCGTTATGCCATGTTTACCAACGATGAGGGTGGCATCCTCGATGACCTGATGGTCGCCAACCTGGGCAATGACGAACTGTTCCTGGTGGTCAACGCGGCCTGCAAGAACCAAGACCTGGCTCACCTGCGCCAGCACATTGGTGATCAATGCACCATCGAACCGCTGTTCGAGGAACGCGCGCTGCTCGCGCTGCAAGGTCCTGCGTCGGTCAACGTGCTCGCGCGTCTGGCGCCCGAGGTCAGCAAAATGACCTTCATGCAGTTCGCCACCCTGCGTCTGCTGGGTGTGGATTGCTATGTCAGCCGCTCTGGCTACACCGGCGAAGACGGCTTTGAAATCTCCGTCCCCGCCGCCAATGCCGAAAGCCTGGCCCGTAGCCTGCTGGCCGAAACCGAGGTACAGGCCATCGGCCTGGGTGCCCGCGACTCTCTGCGCCTGGAAGCCGGACTGTGCCTTTACGGCCATGACATGAACAGCGAAACCACCCCAATCGAGGCCAGCCTGCTGTGGGCCATCTCCAAGGTCCGCCGCGCCGACGGAGCACGGGCCGGTGGTTTCCCCGGTGCCGAGCGCATTTTCACTCAGCAGCAAACCGGCATCAGCCGCAAGCGCGTGGGCCTGCTCCCCCAAGAGCGCACCCCGGTGCGTGAAGGCGCGAAAATCGTCGACGAGCACGGTAATGTGATCGGTAGCGTGTGCAGTGGCGGCTTTGGGCCGAACCTGGGTGGCCCGCTCGCCATGGGTTACCTCGACAGTGCATTTACCGCACTGGACAGCGAAGTCTCAGCACTGGTGCGTGAGAAAAAGGTCCCACTTCGTGTAAGTAAAATGCCATTCATTCCACAACGTTACTATCGTGGCTGA
- a CDS encoding L-serine ammonia-lyase encodes MSLSVFDLFKIGIGPSSSHTVGPMRAAARFVEGLKRDSLLDSTTCVKVELYGSLGATGKGHGSDKAVLLGLEGEHPDSVNTETVPARLQEIRGNARLNLLGEHSIAFNEKEHLAMIRKPLAYHPNGMIFRAFDAAGLQIRSREYYSVGGGFVVDEDAAGADRIVEDATPLTFPFKSAKDLLGHCTTYGLSISQVMLTNESAWRPEAETRSGLLNIWQVMQDCVDAGCRNEGILPGGLKVKRRAAALHRQLCKNPESSLRDPLSVLDWVNLYALAVNEENANGGRVVTAPTNGAAGIVPAVLHYYMRFIPGACEDGVVRFLLTAAAIGILYKENASISGAEVGCQGEVGVACSMAAGALCEVLGGTVSQVENAAEIGMEHNLGLTCDPIGGLVQVPCIERNAMGSVKAINAVRMALRGDGQHFVSLDKVIRTMRQTGADMKSKYKETARGGLAVNIIEC; translated from the coding sequence ATGTCCCTTAGCGTGTTCGACCTGTTCAAGATTGGCATCGGCCCCTCCAGTTCCCATACCGTCGGCCCGATGCGCGCGGCAGCTCGATTCGTCGAGGGCCTCAAGCGTGACAGCCTGCTCGACAGCACCACCTGCGTCAAAGTGGAACTCTACGGTTCACTCGGCGCCACCGGCAAAGGTCACGGCAGCGACAAGGCCGTGCTGCTGGGCCTGGAAGGTGAGCACCCCGACAGCGTAAACACCGAAACCGTGCCCGCGCGCCTGCAAGAGATTCGCGGCAACGCACGTTTGAATCTGCTCGGCGAACACAGCATTGCGTTCAACGAGAAAGAACACCTGGCGATGATTCGCAAACCCTTGGCCTATCACCCCAACGGCATGATCTTTCGCGCCTTTGACGCCGCCGGCTTGCAGATTCGCAGTCGCGAGTACTACTCGGTGGGCGGCGGGTTCGTGGTGGATGAAGATGCCGCCGGCGCCGACCGGATTGTCGAAGACGCCACGCCGCTGACGTTCCCGTTCAAAAGTGCCAAGGATTTGCTCGGTCATTGCACCACCTATGGGCTGTCCATCAGCCAGGTCATGCTGACCAACGAAAGTGCCTGGCGCCCGGAAGCGGAAACCCGCAGCGGCTTGCTGAACATTTGGCAGGTGATGCAGGACTGTGTGGACGCGGGCTGTCGCAACGAAGGTATTCTGCCCGGTGGGCTGAAGGTCAAGCGACGGGCGGCGGCGTTGCATCGTCAGCTGTGCAAAAACCCCGAGTCTTCACTGCGCGATCCGCTATCGGTGCTTGACTGGGTCAACCTGTACGCCTTGGCGGTCAATGAAGAAAACGCCAACGGCGGGCGCGTGGTGACCGCGCCTACCAACGGTGCCGCCGGTATCGTGCCAGCGGTGTTGCATTACTACATGCGCTTTATCCCCGGTGCCTGCGAAGACGGCGTGGTGCGTTTCCTGCTCACCGCCGCCGCGATCGGCATCCTCTATAAAGAAAATGCTTCGATTTCCGGCGCCGAAGTCGGCTGCCAGGGCGAAGTCGGCGTGGCTTGCTCCATGGCCGCCGGAGCGTTGTGTGAAGTGCTGGGCGGCACGGTTTCCCAAGTGGAAAACGCCGCCGAGATTGGCATGGAACACAACCTCGGCCTGACCTGCGACCCCATCGGTGGGCTGGTACAGGTGCCCTGTATCGAGCGCAACGCCATGGGCTCGGTCAAGGCCATCAATGCGGTGCGCATGGCGTTGCGCGGCGACGGGCAACACTTCGTCTCACTGGACAAGGTCATCCGCACCATGCGCCAGACCGGCGCCGACATGAAAAGCAAATACAAGGAAACCGCCCGTGGCGGTTTGGCGGTCAACATTATCGAGTGCTGA
- the gcvP gene encoding aminomethyl-transferring glycine dehydrogenase, translating to MTIQLTTANEFIARHIGPRQDDEQQMLASLGFDSLEALGASVIPESIKGTAVLGMDDGLSEADALASIKAIAAKNQLFKTYIGQGYYNCHTPSPILRNLLENPAWYTAYTPYQPEISQGRLEALLNFQTLISDLTGLPIANASLLDEATAAAEAMTFCKRLSKNKGSHAFFASIHCHPQTLDVLRTRAEPLGIEVVVGDERELSDVSAFFGALLQYPASNGDVFDYRELTERFHAANALVAVAADLLALTLLTPPGEFGADVAIGSAQRFGVPLGFGGPHAAYFSTQDAFKRDMPGRLVGVSVDRFGKPALRLAMQTREQHIRREKATSNICTAQVLLANIASMYAVYHGPKGLTQIAQRIHHLTAILANGLTALGLNVEQATFFDTLTINTGANTTALHDKARAQRINLRVVDAERLGVSLDETTVQADLETLFALFADGKAAPDFNALAASVDSTLPAALLRQSPILSHPVFNRYHSETELMRYLRKLADKDLALDRTMIPLGSCTMKLNAASEMIPVTWAEFGALHPFAPAAQSAGYQQLTTELEAMLCAATGYDAISLQPNAGSQGEYAGLLAIRAYHQSRGDERRDICLIPSSAHGTNPATANMAGMRVVVTACDARGNVDIEDLRTKAIEHRDHLAALMITYPSTHGVFEEGIREICGIIHDNGGQVYIDGANMNAMVGLCAPGKFGGDVSHLNLHKTFCIPHGGGGPGVGPIGVKSHLTPFLPGHAAMERKAGAVCAAPFGSASILPITWMYISMMGGAGLKRASQLAILNANYISRRLEEHYPVLYTGSNGLVAHECILDLRPLKDSSGISVDDVAKRLIDFGFHAPTMSFPVAGTLMIEPTESESKEELDRFCDAMIAIREEIRAVENGTLDKDDNPLKNAPHTAAELVGEWSHPYSREQAVYPLASLIEGKYWPPVGRVDNVFGDRNLVCACPSIESYA from the coding sequence ATGACCATTCAACTGACGACCGCCAACGAATTCATCGCCCGCCACATCGGCCCGCGCCAGGACGACGAGCAGCAAATGCTTGCCAGCCTGGGCTTTGACTCCCTCGAAGCGCTGGGCGCCAGCGTGATCCCGGAAAGCATCAAGGGCACTGCGGTGCTGGGCATGGACGACGGCTTGAGCGAAGCCGATGCCCTGGCTTCCATCAAGGCCATCGCGGCCAAGAACCAACTGTTCAAGACCTACATCGGCCAGGGCTACTACAACTGCCACACGCCTTCGCCGATCCTGCGCAACCTGTTGGAAAATCCGGCCTGGTACACCGCCTACACCCCGTACCAGCCAGAGATTTCCCAAGGCCGCCTGGAAGCGCTGCTGAACTTCCAGACGCTGATCAGCGACCTCACCGGCCTGCCGATCGCCAACGCTTCCCTGCTGGACGAAGCCACCGCCGCCGCCGAAGCCATGACCTTCTGCAAGCGCCTGAGCAAGAACAAGGGCAGCCACGCCTTCTTTGCCTCGATCCACTGCCACCCGCAAACCCTTGATGTGCTGCGCACCCGCGCCGAACCGTTGGGCATCGAGGTGGTGGTCGGCGACGAGCGCGAATTGAGCGACGTCAGCGCGTTCTTCGGCGCCTTGCTGCAATACCCGGCCAGCAACGGTGACGTGTTCGATTACCGCGAACTGACCGAGCGTTTCCACGCCGCCAACGCGCTGGTGGCCGTGGCCGCGGACCTGCTGGCCCTGACCCTGCTGACGCCACCGGGCGAATTCGGTGCCGATGTGGCCATCGGCAGCGCGCAACGCTTTGGCGTGCCACTGGGGTTCGGTGGACCGCACGCGGCTTACTTCTCCACCCAGGATGCGTTCAAGCGGGATATGCCGGGCCGTCTGGTGGGCGTCTCCGTCGACCGTTTCGGCAAGCCGGCCCTGCGCCTGGCGATGCAGACCCGCGAGCAACATATCCGCCGCGAGAAAGCCACCAGCAATATCTGCACCGCCCAAGTGCTGCTGGCCAACATTGCCAGCATGTACGCCGTGTACCACGGCCCCAAAGGCCTGACCCAGATCGCCCAACGCATTCATCACCTGACCGCGATCCTGGCCAACGGCTTGACCGCGCTGGGGCTGAACGTCGAGCAGGCTACCTTCTTCGACACCCTGACGATCAACACCGGCGCCAACACCACAGCCCTGCACGACAAGGCCCGCGCCCAGCGCATCAACCTGCGCGTGGTCGACGCTGAACGCCTGGGCGTGTCGCTCGACGAAACCACCGTGCAAGCAGACCTCGAAACACTGTTCGCGCTGTTCGCGGACGGCAAGGCAGCACCGGACTTCAACGCCCTGGCCGCCAGTGTCGACAGCACGCTGCCCGCCGCGCTGCTGCGCCAGTCGCCGATCCTCAGTCATCCGGTGTTCAACCGTTATCACTCGGAAACCGAGCTGATGCGCTACCTGCGCAAGCTGGCCGACAAGGATCTGGCGCTGGATCGCACCATGATCCCGCTGGGTTCATGCACCATGAAACTCAACGCCGCCAGCGAAATGATCCCGGTGACCTGGGCTGAATTCGGCGCGCTGCACCCCTTCGCGCCCGCCGCACAAAGCGCCGGCTACCAGCAACTGACCACCGAGCTGGAGGCCATGCTCTGCGCGGCCACCGGCTACGACGCGATTTCGCTGCAACCCAACGCCGGTTCCCAGGGTGAATACGCCGGCCTGCTGGCGATTCGTGCCTATCACCAGAGCCGTGGCGATGAGCGTCGTGACATCTGCCTGATTCCCTCGTCGGCCCACGGCACCAACCCGGCCACCGCCAACATGGCTGGCATGCGCGTGGTCGTTACCGCCTGCGATGCACGGGGTAACGTTGATATCGAAGATTTGCGCACCAAGGCCATCGAGCACCGCGACCATCTCGCCGCGCTGATGATCACCTACCCGTCGACCCACGGCGTGTTCGAGGAAGGTATCCGCGAAATCTGCGGGATCATTCATGACAACGGCGGCCAGGTGTACATCGACGGCGCCAACATGAACGCAATGGTTGGCCTCTGCGCACCCGGCAAGTTCGGCGGCGACGTGTCCCACCTGAACCTGCACAAGACCTTCTGCATCCCGCACGGTGGTGGCGGCCCGGGCGTTGGCCCGATTGGCGTCAAATCCCACCTCACGCCATTCCTGCCCGGCCACGCGGCCATGGAGCGCAAGGCAGGCGCGGTGTGCGCGGCACCGTTCGGCAGCGCGAGTATCCTGCCTATCACTTGGATGTACATCAGCATGATGGGCGGTGCGGGCCTCAAGCGCGCCTCACAGTTGGCGATCTTGAACGCCAACTACATTTCCCGCCGCCTGGAAGAACATTATCCCGTGCTGTACACCGGCAGCAACGGCCTGGTGGCGCACGAGTGCATTCTGGATCTGCGCCCGTTGAAAGACAGCAGCGGCATCAGCGTGGATGACGTGGCCAAACGCCTGATCGACTTCGGTTTCCATGCGCCGACCATGTCGTTCCCGGTCGCTGGGACCTTGATGATCGAGCCGACCGAAAGCGAATCCAAGGAAGAACTGGACCGCTTCTGCGACGCCATGATCGCCATCCGCGAAGAGATCCGCGCGGTGGAAAACGGCACATTGGACAAAGACGACAACCCACTGAAAAACGCTCCGCACACCGCTGCGGAACTGGTCGGTGAATGGAGCCACCCTTACAGTCGTGAACAAGCGGTGTATCCGCTGGCGTCGTTGATCGAAGGCAAGTACTGGCCGCCGGTCGGCCGCGTCGACAACGTGTTTGGTGATCGTAACCTCGTATGCGCATGCCCTTCGATCGAGAGCTACGCCTGA
- a CDS encoding sigma-54-dependent transcriptional regulator, translated as MRIHVSFIDRIGITQEVLALLGGRNLNLDAVEMVPPNVYIDAPTLSAAVLEELRDALFSVHGVQAVTVVDILPGQRRHLQLDALLAAMTDPVLALDSAGKVLLANPALIALYGREPAGESLAELFDDPALLEALLEHGFRLPLREISVNGQTLLLDATPITDAGALLTLYPPNRMGERLSALHHDHAEGFDALLGESPAIRTLKVRAQRVAALDAPLLIQGETGTGKELVARACHAISARHSSPFLALNCAALPENLAESELFGYAPGAFTGAQRGGKPGLMELANQGTVFLDEIGEMSPYLQAKLLRFLNDGSFRRVGGDREIKVNVRILSATHRDLEKMVGEGTFREDLFYRLNVLNVEVPPLRERGQDILLLARYFMQQACAQIQRPVCRLAPGTYPALLGNRWPGNVRQLQNVIFRAAAICESSLVDIGDLDIAGTSVARQGDGEVDSLEQAVEDFERSLLEKLYVSYPSTRQLASRLQTSHTAIAHRLRKYGIPTKS; from the coding sequence ATGCGTATCCACGTCAGCTTCATCGACCGCATCGGCATCACCCAGGAAGTCCTGGCGTTGCTCGGTGGGCGCAATCTCAATCTGGATGCGGTGGAAATGGTCCCGCCCAACGTCTACATCGACGCGCCGACCCTGAGCGCGGCGGTCCTGGAAGAACTGCGCGACGCGCTGTTCAGCGTGCACGGCGTGCAGGCGGTGACGGTGGTGGACATCCTTCCCGGCCAACGTCGACACCTGCAGCTCGACGCCCTGCTGGCGGCCATGACCGATCCGGTGTTGGCCCTGGACAGCGCCGGCAAAGTGCTGCTGGCCAACCCGGCATTGATCGCCCTCTACGGTCGCGAACCTGCCGGAGAAAGCCTCGCCGAACTGTTTGACGATCCTGCGTTGCTGGAGGCCTTGCTGGAGCACGGTTTCCGTCTGCCACTGCGTGAGATCAGCGTCAACGGCCAGACCTTGTTGCTCGACGCCACGCCGATCACTGACGCCGGCGCGCTGCTCACCCTGTATCCACCCAACCGCATGGGCGAGCGGCTGTCGGCGCTGCACCACGACCATGCCGAAGGGTTTGACGCGCTGCTGGGCGAATCCCCGGCGATTCGCACGCTCAAGGTCCGCGCGCAACGGGTCGCGGCGCTGGATGCACCGTTGTTGATCCAGGGCGAAACCGGTACCGGCAAAGAATTGGTGGCCCGCGCCTGTCACGCCATCAGCGCGCGCCACAGCTCACCATTCCTGGCGCTGAACTGTGCGGCGCTCCCGGAAAACCTGGCCGAGAGCGAACTGTTCGGCTACGCCCCCGGCGCCTTTACCGGAGCCCAGCGCGGCGGCAAACCGGGGCTGATGGAACTGGCCAACCAAGGCACGGTATTTCTCGATGAAATCGGCGAGATGTCGCCCTATTTACAGGCCAAGTTGCTGCGTTTTCTCAACGACGGCAGCTTCCGTCGCGTGGGCGGCGACCGTGAGATCAAGGTCAATGTACGCATCCTCAGCGCCACCCATCGCGACCTGGAAAAGATGGTCGGCGAAGGCACTTTCCGCGAAGACCTGTTCTATCGCCTGAACGTGCTCAACGTCGAAGTCCCACCGTTGCGCGAACGTGGCCAGGACATCCTGTTGCTGGCCCGCTACTTCATGCAGCAAGCCTGCGCGCAGATCCAGCGCCCGGTCTGCCGCCTGGCGCCCGGCACCTATCCGGCGCTGCTGGGCAACCGCTGGCCAGGCAACGTACGGCAGTTGCAAAACGTGATTTTCCGCGCCGCCGCAATCTGTGAAAGCAGCCTGGTGGATATCGGCGACCTGGATATCGCCGGCACCTCGGTGGCGCGCCAGGGTGACGGTGAAGTCGACAGCCTGGAACAGGCGGTGGAAGATTTCGAACGTTCGTTGCTGGAGAAGCTGTATGTCAGCTACCCCTCGACCCGGCAACTGGCGAGCCGCCTACAGACCTCCCACACTGCCATCGCCCATCGCTTGCGCAAGTACGGCATCCCCACCAAGTCCTGA